From Rhodanobacteraceae bacterium, the proteins below share one genomic window:
- a CDS encoding Histidinol-phosphate aminotransferase, which produces MNPVELARPEIRSLQPYSSARMEASGGEVWLNANESPWPPFDGDGGWNRYPDPQPAMLMARLAKLYGVRDEQLLVGRGSDEGIDLLVRAFCAAGRDAILISPPTFGMYAACARVQGAAVVEAPLGADFQVDVDVVLAAMTPAVKLVFVCAPSNPAGASVSRVDILRLAAALEGRALLVVDEAYVEFADPRDDSGSVADCVGKLANLVVLRTLSKAWALAGVRVGSVLADARVIALLRRIMPPYPLPVPCVELALRALSGEGAMRERVAVIRRERTRMRKALAVLACVREVLPSQANFLAVRFADAGAAYAALLAAGVVVRDVRRYPRLGDALRISLGTPAENDRVLDVLRCMASEGARAELPA; this is translated from the coding sequence ATGAATCCGGTCGAACTCGCACGCCCGGAAATCCGGAGCCTGCAGCCGTATTCCTCCGCACGCATGGAAGCGTCCGGCGGCGAGGTGTGGTTGAACGCCAACGAATCGCCGTGGCCGCCGTTCGATGGCGACGGTGGCTGGAACCGCTATCCGGATCCGCAACCCGCGATGCTGATGGCGCGCCTTGCAAAACTGTATGGCGTCCGCGACGAGCAACTGCTCGTGGGACGCGGCAGCGACGAAGGCATCGACTTGTTGGTGCGCGCGTTTTGCGCGGCGGGACGCGACGCGATCCTGATCTCGCCGCCGACCTTCGGAATGTACGCGGCCTGCGCGCGCGTGCAGGGCGCGGCCGTCGTGGAAGCCCCGCTGGGCGCTGATTTCCAGGTCGACGTCGATGTAGTGCTGGCAGCGATGACGCCGGCGGTGAAACTGGTATTCGTGTGCGCACCCAGCAATCCGGCGGGCGCGAGCGTGTCGCGCGTGGACATCCTGCGTTTGGCCGCTGCGCTCGAAGGCCGCGCGTTGCTGGTGGTCGACGAAGCCTACGTGGAATTCGCCGATCCGCGGGACGACAGCGGCAGCGTGGCAGATTGCGTCGGCAAGCTCGCCAACCTGGTGGTGCTGCGCACCTTGTCGAAAGCCTGGGCGCTGGCCGGGGTGCGCGTCGGCAGCGTGCTCGCGGATGCACGCGTGATCGCGCTGCTGCGCAGGATCATGCCGCCATACCCGTTGCCCGTGCCGTGCGTGGAACTCGCGCTGCGCGCACTGTCCGGCGAAGGCGCGATGCGCGAACGCGTCGCAGTTATTCGCCGCGAACGCACGCGCATGCGGAAGGCGCTGGCCGTGCTGGCGTGCGTTCGCGAAGTGCTGCCGTCGCAAGCCAATTTCCTCGCCGTGCGTTTTGCCGATGCGGGCGCTGCGTACGCCGCATTGCTGGCGGCGGGCGTTGTGGTGCGCGACGTGCGCCGCTATCCGCGGCTCGGCGATGCGTTGCGCATCAGCCTCGGCACGCCGGCGGAAAACGATCGCGTGCTGGACGTACTTCGCTGCATGGCAAGCGAGGGCGCACGCGCGGAGCTGCCGGCATGA
- a CDS encoding Histidine ammonia-lyase, protein MNEHTVLLDGSHLTRADVVAIARGGAKVELDAAQLDKVQRAADFIADKVRCGEPIYGVTTGFGSNADKLLGAHRARDELPGGNPEPRDQTLPEELQHNLIITHAVCVGEPLAPDVVRAMLAIRINTLMRGHSGIRVETLKALAAMLNAGIVPVVPAKGSVGASGDLAPLSHLAIVLLGGGETFYAGERMAGDEALRLAGLQPVKLSFKEGLALNNGTAQMLASAVLALDELEYLLGVADLAAAMTLDAFAGRSGALREEVHALRPHPGQVAAAKHVRQLLKGSTLIDIPYHLVPRFRTWTARAWTAPEDQALSFDIRWEWVPADKRHGREAFYQRFLPFKGGKKHQPQDAYCLRCMPQVHGAVRDAWAQACRVIDVELNAVTDNPLIFPDAENAQYIEEQVISAGHFHGMPLALAMSYVKAAIPVLASISERRLNKLVDPATNDGLPAFLTGNEDGTDSGFMIVQYTAAALVNDLATRAHPASVYSIPTSANAEDHVSMGANEARQVLDMTRDLADVLALELYTAAQALDYRNDMLDAARRLAAKGGWQALSAKIHNAPPAADAQRVQFESELQALAAQLAEAGEFRPGGAVAAAHARLRESIAFMHRDRAMQQDIAAACRLVRERAFAV, encoded by the coding sequence ATGAACGAACACACAGTGTTGCTGGACGGCAGCCATCTCACGCGCGCCGACGTGGTCGCGATTGCGCGCGGCGGTGCGAAGGTCGAACTGGATGCTGCGCAACTCGATAAGGTGCAGCGCGCGGCCGATTTCATCGCCGACAAGGTGCGCTGCGGCGAGCCGATCTACGGCGTCACCACTGGTTTCGGCAGTAACGCCGACAAGTTGCTGGGCGCGCATCGCGCGCGCGACGAACTGCCGGGCGGGAACCCCGAGCCGCGCGACCAAACCCTGCCCGAAGAATTGCAGCACAACCTCATCATCACGCATGCAGTTTGTGTGGGCGAACCGCTGGCGCCCGACGTGGTGCGCGCGATGCTGGCGATCCGCATCAACACGCTGATGCGTGGGCACTCGGGCATTCGCGTCGAAACATTGAAAGCATTGGCAGCGATGTTGAACGCAGGCATTGTGCCGGTGGTGCCCGCAAAAGGATCGGTGGGTGCGAGCGGCGACCTCGCACCGCTTTCGCACTTGGCGATCGTACTGCTGGGCGGTGGCGAAACGTTCTACGCAGGCGAGCGCATGGCCGGCGACGAAGCCTTGCGCCTCGCGGGGCTGCAGCCGGTGAAGCTTTCCTTCAAGGAAGGCCTGGCGCTCAACAACGGCACCGCGCAGATGCTGGCGAGCGCGGTGCTGGCGCTGGACGAACTGGAATACCTGCTCGGGGTCGCGGACCTGGCCGCGGCGATGACGCTGGATGCATTCGCGGGCCGCAGCGGCGCGCTGCGCGAAGAAGTGCATGCGTTGCGCCCGCATCCGGGACAAGTCGCCGCCGCGAAGCACGTACGCCAACTGCTCAAGGGTTCGACGCTCATCGACATTCCCTATCACCTGGTTCCGCGTTTCCGCACCTGGACCGCGCGGGCCTGGACGGCGCCGGAAGACCAGGCGCTGTCTTTCGACATCCGCTGGGAGTGGGTGCCGGCCGACAAGCGCCACGGACGCGAGGCGTTCTACCAGCGCTTCCTGCCGTTCAAGGGTGGCAAGAAACACCAGCCGCAGGACGCCTACTGCCTGCGCTGCATGCCGCAGGTGCACGGCGCGGTGCGTGACGCGTGGGCGCAGGCGTGCCGCGTGATCGACGTCGAACTGAACGCGGTCACCGACAATCCGCTGATCTTCCCGGATGCCGAGAACGCGCAATACATCGAAGAGCAGGTCATCTCCGCGGGTCATTTCCACGGCATGCCGCTGGCGCTGGCAATGAGCTACGTGAAGGCGGCGATCCCGGTGCTGGCTTCGATCTCCGAACGCCGGCTCAACAAGCTGGTCGATCCCGCGACCAACGATGGGCTGCCCGCGTTCCTTACCGGCAACGAGGACGGCACCGATTCCGGTTTCATGATCGTGCAGTACACCGCGGCGGCGCTGGTGAACGATCTGGCCACGCGCGCGCACCCGGCCAGCGTGTATTCGATCCCGACCAGCGCCAACGCCGAAGACCACGTGTCGATGGGCGCCAACGAAGCGCGTCAGGTGCTGGACATGACGCGCGACCTCGCCGACGTGCTGGCGCTGGAGCTGTACACCGCGGCGCAGGCGCTGGATTACCGCAACGACATGCTCGATGCGGCGCGGCGTCTGGCCGCGAAAGGCGGTTGGCAGGCGTTGTCGGCCAAGATCCACAATGCGCCGCCTGCGGCGGATGCGCAGCGGGTACAGTTCGAGTCCGAGCTGCAGGCGTTGGCCGCGCAACTGGCGGAGGCCGGCGAGTTCCGGCCGGGCGGAGCGGTGGCCGCGGCGCATGCGCGCCTGCGCGAGTCGATCGCATTCATGCATCGCGATCGCGCGATGCAACAAGACATCGCCGCGGCCTGCCGGCTGGTCCGCGAGCGGGCCTTCGCCGTCTGA
- a CDS encoding Excinuclease ABC, C subunit-like, with protein sequence MSKQPAVYILASRERGTLYVGVTGNLKLRVWEHREGQVEGFTKRYGIKRLVWYEWLPDFPSAIQRETQIKKWNRAWKLELIENRNPEWRDLWDELLDD encoded by the coding sequence ATGAGCAAACAACCAGCCGTTTACATTCTTGCGAGTAGAGAGCGCGGCACGTTGTACGTCGGTGTTACTGGAAACCTCAAGTTGCGAGTTTGGGAACATCGTGAAGGGCAGGTTGAAGGTTTCACGAAAAGGTATGGCATCAAGCGACTGGTTTGGTACGAATGGTTGCCGGACTTTCCATCCGCCATTCAGCGCGAGACACAGATCAAGAAGTGGAATCGGGCATGGAAGCTGGAATTGATTGAGAACCGCAATCCCGAATGGCGCGACCTGTGGGATGAGTTGCTGGATGACTAG
- a CDS encoding Histidinol dehydrogenase: MRRMDWRTLDAEAREEALARPKLARDAALRATVAEIIAEVQKGGDAALREYAERFDKVVIEGLEVDAAAFEAADASLDPAVKQAIAEAASRIEAFHRACMFDDVSIETAPGVRVERVSRPIGRVGLYVPAGSAPLPSTVLMLAIPARLAGCREVVLCSPSRADGTCDPAVLHAARACGVHRVFAIGGAQAIAALGYGTESVPRCDKLFGPGNAYVTEAKLQVASDPQGAAIDMPAGPSEVLVIADGSADPVFVAADLLSQAEHGPDSQVLLVSDSDALLTAVEIELAAQCATLPRAGIARQALAHSRFVRVESIAQAFDVSNRYAPEHLIVQVREPRRWLNTIENAGSVFLGAWTPESLGDYCSGSNHVLPTYGWARSCSGVSVASFQKQVTVQTCSPEGLRAIGPCAATLAATEGLDAHRRAVTLRMAALERDTQASTRVRSVA, encoded by the coding sequence ATGAGGCGCATGGATTGGCGAACGCTGGACGCCGAAGCGCGCGAGGAAGCACTCGCGCGTCCGAAGCTTGCGCGCGACGCTGCACTTCGCGCGACCGTCGCGGAGATCATCGCCGAGGTGCAGAAGGGCGGCGACGCCGCACTGCGTGAATACGCCGAGCGTTTCGACAAGGTGGTGATCGAAGGTCTGGAAGTCGATGCAGCCGCGTTCGAAGCCGCCGACGCGTCGCTCGATCCGGCCGTGAAGCAGGCCATCGCCGAAGCGGCATCGCGCATCGAAGCGTTCCATCGCGCCTGCATGTTCGATGATGTTTCCATCGAGACGGCGCCGGGTGTGCGGGTGGAGCGCGTGTCGCGACCGATCGGACGCGTGGGCTTGTACGTGCCCGCAGGCAGCGCGCCGCTGCCTTCGACGGTCCTGATGTTGGCGATCCCGGCGCGGCTCGCCGGTTGCCGCGAGGTCGTGTTGTGTTCGCCGTCGCGCGCGGACGGCACCTGCGATCCGGCGGTGCTGCATGCCGCGCGTGCCTGCGGCGTGCATCGTGTGTTCGCGATCGGCGGCGCACAGGCAATCGCCGCGTTGGGTTACGGCACCGAATCGGTGCCGCGCTGCGACAAGTTGTTCGGTCCCGGCAACGCGTACGTCACCGAAGCCAAGCTGCAGGTCGCGTCCGATCCGCAAGGCGCCGCGATCGACATGCCGGCCGGGCCGTCCGAAGTGCTCGTGATCGCCGATGGATCGGCCGATCCGGTGTTCGTTGCGGCGGACCTCCTGTCGCAGGCCGAGCATGGGCCGGATTCGCAGGTGTTGCTGGTCAGCGATTCGGATGCGCTGCTGACTGCAGTTGAAATCGAGTTGGCCGCGCAATGCGCGACGCTGCCGCGCGCCGGGATTGCGCGCCAGGCGCTGGCGCACAGCCGTTTTGTTCGTGTCGAATCGATCGCGCAGGCCTTCGACGTCAGCAACCGTTACGCGCCGGAGCATCTGATCGTGCAGGTGCGTGAACCGCGCCGCTGGTTGAACACGATCGAAAACGCGGGTTCGGTGTTCCTCGGCGCATGGACGCCCGAATCGCTGGGCGACTACTGCAGCGGCAGCAACCACGTGCTGCCGACGTATGGCTGGGCGCGCAGTTGCAGCGGCGTGTCGGTCGCGAGTTTCCAGAAACAGGTGACGGTACAAACCTGCAGCCCGGAAGGGCTGCGTGCGATCGGGCCTTGCGCGGCGACACTGGCGGCGACCGAAGGGCTGGACGCGCACCGGCGCGCGGTCACCTTGCGCATGGCTGCGCTGGAACGCGATACGCAAGCGTCCACGCGCGTAAGGTCAGTGGCATGA
- a CDS encoding Type IV pilus biogenesis protein PilZ, whose protein sequence is MAASWRSGFEERPMAMSGGAGGMGSQGILPVVIKDKHTLYQSYMSFVKGGGLFVPTNKRYNLGDEVFLLMTLPEETERVATTGRVVWITPIAAQGNRPAGIGVQFAESADGDNARTKIETLLAGLQGGDKPTHTM, encoded by the coding sequence GTGGCGGCAAGCTGGCGCTCGGGTTTCGAGGAGCGGCCGATGGCAATGTCAGGTGGTGCAGGCGGCATGGGCAGTCAAGGCATCCTGCCGGTCGTCATCAAGGACAAACACACGCTGTACCAGTCGTACATGTCGTTCGTGAAGGGCGGCGGCCTGTTCGTGCCCACCAACAAGCGCTACAACCTCGGCGACGAAGTGTTCCTCTTGATGACCCTGCCCGAGGAAACCGAACGCGTCGCCACCACCGGCCGCGTCGTCTGGATCACCCCGATCGCGGCGCAGGGCAACCGTCCCGCCGGCATCGGCGTGCAATTCGCCGAAAGCGCCGACGGCGACAACGCGCGCACCAAGATCGAAACCTTGCTGGCCGGCCTGCAGGGCGGGGACAAGCCTACGCATACGATGTGA
- a CDS encoding DNA polymerase III delta prime subunit, whose translation MSEEEEAAAVAIAPGDPLPSWCRAQWNVLAARAANGTLPHALLLCGPSGLGKRALTEAFVRARLCESTRDGNACGSCKACKLLAAGTHPDRMLVTLEVNEKTGKLRKEILIDQIRDLSSRLAMASQLDGWQVAVIDPADAMNAPAQNALLKTLEEPSDASLIVLVADQPWRLGATIRSRCQRLDFAVPSHDEALAWLSARGVESAESVLAAAGGNPGQAWLLAEQGGMQRRQEVARDLLALAAGRAHAREIGKTWAGDEPGQRLDQAARLLESALHARAKGGKARFDPGWNDEVLAERFASANRLRALLNGPLRADLALFEWLDGVPRV comes from the coding sequence ATGAGCGAGGAAGAAGAAGCCGCCGCCGTCGCGATCGCGCCCGGCGACCCGTTGCCGTCGTGGTGCCGCGCGCAGTGGAACGTGCTGGCCGCGCGCGCCGCCAACGGCACGCTGCCGCACGCGCTGTTGCTGTGCGGGCCATCGGGTCTGGGCAAGCGCGCGCTGACCGAAGCCTTCGTGCGCGCGCGCCTGTGCGAATCGACGCGCGACGGGAACGCCTGCGGAAGCTGCAAGGCTTGCAAGTTGCTTGCAGCCGGCACGCATCCGGATCGCATGCTGGTGACGCTGGAAGTCAACGAAAAGACCGGCAAGCTGCGCAAGGAAATCCTGATCGACCAGATCCGCGATTTGTCGTCGCGGCTTGCGATGGCCAGCCAGCTCGACGGCTGGCAGGTCGCGGTGATCGATCCCGCCGACGCGATGAACGCGCCCGCGCAGAACGCGCTGCTGAAGACACTGGAAGAACCTAGCGACGCCAGCCTGATCGTGCTGGTCGCCGACCAGCCGTGGCGGCTCGGCGCCACGATCCGCAGCCGCTGCCAGCGGCTCGATTTCGCGGTGCCGTCGCACGACGAAGCCTTGGCCTGGTTGTCCGCGCGCGGCGTCGAGTCGGCCGAATCCGTGCTGGCCGCGGCGGGCGGCAATCCCGGCCAGGCCTGGCTGCTGGCGGAGCAGGGTGGAATGCAGCGCCGCCAGGAAGTCGCGCGCGACCTGCTGGCGCTGGCCGCCGGCCGCGCGCACGCGCGCGAAATCGGCAAGACCTGGGCCGGCGACGAACCGGGCCAGCGCCTCGACCAGGCCGCGCGCCTGCTGGAAAGTGCGCTGCACGCGCGCGCGAAGGGCGGCAAGGCGCGCTTCGATCCAGGCTGGAACGACGAGGTGCTGGCCGAGCGCTTTGCCAGTGCCAACCGGCTGCGCGCGCTGCTCAATGGTCCGTTGCGCGCGGACCTCGCGTTGTTCGAATGGCTGGATGGCGTGCCGCGCGTGTAG
- a CDS encoding ATP phosphoribosyltransferase, which translates to MMPRERLRIAVQKSGRLSDPCFDLLDRCGLRFRRSRDGLFCYGEGEPIDLLLVRDDDIPGLIGQGVCDLGIVGRNVLAEFGGGALRGLRDLGFGRCRLAIAVPQERAYPGSDSLAGMRIATSYPGLLRDWLDRQGVEAEVVTLAGSVEIAPRLGTADAICDLVQSGATLVANQLREVDCVLESEAVLVGAATLPADDRRDTIELLLRRVDGVTRVRGSRLLLLQAARASVDAIIAALPGAPRPTVLQMEGEPDQVMLQALCPDELGWRQLEAIQRAGARELFVLPVERALA; encoded by the coding sequence ATGATGCCGCGCGAACGCCTGCGCATCGCGGTGCAGAAATCCGGGCGCCTCAGCGATCCGTGTTTCGATCTCCTGGATCGTTGCGGCTTGCGCTTCCGGCGCAGCCGCGACGGCTTGTTCTGCTATGGCGAAGGTGAACCGATCGATCTGCTGCTGGTACGCGACGACGACATCCCCGGCCTGATCGGGCAGGGCGTGTGCGACCTAGGCATCGTCGGTCGCAACGTGCTGGCGGAATTCGGCGGCGGCGCGTTGCGCGGCCTGCGTGACCTCGGCTTCGGGCGCTGCCGGCTCGCGATCGCGGTGCCGCAGGAGCGTGCGTACCCCGGCTCCGATTCGCTCGCCGGCATGCGCATCGCCACCTCGTATCCCGGACTGCTGCGGGACTGGCTGGATCGCCAAGGTGTCGAAGCCGAAGTCGTAACGCTGGCGGGCTCGGTCGAGATCGCGCCGCGGCTCGGCACCGCCGACGCGATCTGCGATCTGGTGCAGAGCGGCGCGACACTCGTGGCCAACCAGTTGCGCGAAGTGGACTGCGTGCTGGAGAGCGAAGCGGTGCTGGTCGGCGCCGCCACGCTGCCGGCCGATGACCGCCGCGACACCATCGAGCTGCTGCTGCGCCGGGTCGACGGTGTTACCCGCGTGCGCGGCTCGCGATTGCTGCTGCTGCAAGCGGCGCGTGCCAGCGTGGACGCGATCATCGCGGCGCTGCCAGGTGCGCCGCGCCCGACGGTGCTGCAGATGGAAGGTGAACCGGACCAGGTGATGCTGCAGGCGTTGTGTCCCGATGAGCTGGGCTGGCGGCAACTCGAAGCGATCCAGCGCGCGGGCGCACGCGAACTGTTCGTGTTGCCGGTCGAGAGGGCGCTGGCATGA
- a CDS encoding His repressor, which produces MKRRMLHPETPADSAETSLCKALLAMRDVEEMRAFLHDLCTPAELESLVDRWTVVPHVLKGTPYREIHEHTAVSITTIGRVARFLNQGNGGYLKAAARTARKRRRT; this is translated from the coding sequence ATGAAACGCAGGATGTTGCATCCGGAAACCCCGGCTGACTCGGCCGAAACCAGCCTGTGCAAGGCCTTGCTGGCGATGCGTGATGTCGAGGAAATGCGCGCGTTCCTGCACGACCTCTGCACGCCCGCCGAACTGGAATCGCTGGTCGACCGCTGGACGGTGGTGCCGCACGTGCTGAAAGGCACGCCGTACCGCGAAATCCACGAGCACACCGCCGTCAGCATCACCACGATCGGGCGCGTTGCGCGTTTTTTGAACCAGGGCAACGGCGGCTACCTGAAGGCCGCCGCACGCACCGCCAGGAAGCGGAGGCGCACATGA
- a CDS encoding Histidyl-tRNA synthetase, producing the protein MALTTPRTMPGTLELLPREQIAFQRMLDTIRRGFEVYGFLPIETPAIEFADILLTKSGGETERQVYFVQSTGALEQAGRPEHALRFDLTVPLARYVAEHERELAFPFRRYQMQRVYRGERAQRGRFREFYQCDIDVIGKDSLSIRYDAEIPAVIHAVFRALDIGAFTIQLNNRKLMRGFFEGLGIGDGEKQMLVLREVDKLDKRGADHVRGVLTGEQFGLSAEAADRVMRFVEVRSTSLADAHAKLEALGSGSETFEQGRAELREVLDTVAAFGVPESAFALNLSIARGLDYYTGTVYETTLNDHPDIGSICSGGRYDNLAANYTRSTLPGVGISIGLTRLFWQLREAGLLKTADSSVQVLVTQMDAAQLPACLAIAKELRDAGIATEVALEGGKLGKQLKYADRAGIRFAVVAGEDEIARGAVAVKDLRRCDQFEVPRAELVKSLRVELAQEEVLAPTR; encoded by the coding sequence ATGGCGCTGACCACGCCCCGCACGATGCCCGGCACGCTGGAACTGTTGCCGCGCGAGCAGATCGCGTTCCAGCGCATGCTGGACACGATCCGTCGCGGTTTCGAGGTGTACGGATTCCTGCCGATCGAAACGCCGGCGATCGAGTTCGCCGACATCCTCTTGACCAAGAGCGGTGGCGAGACCGAGCGGCAGGTGTATTTCGTGCAATCGACGGGCGCGCTGGAACAGGCCGGTCGGCCCGAACACGCGCTGCGCTTCGACCTGACGGTGCCGCTGGCGCGCTACGTGGCCGAACACGAGCGAGAGCTGGCGTTCCCGTTCCGCCGCTACCAGATGCAGCGCGTGTACCGCGGCGAACGCGCGCAGCGCGGGCGTTTCCGCGAGTTCTACCAGTGCGACATCGACGTGATCGGCAAGGACAGCTTGTCGATCCGCTACGACGCCGAGATTCCGGCGGTGATCCACGCGGTGTTCCGCGCACTCGACATCGGCGCGTTCACGATCCAGCTCAACAACCGCAAGCTGATGCGCGGCTTCTTCGAAGGACTCGGCATCGGCGACGGCGAAAAGCAGATGCTGGTGCTGCGCGAAGTGGACAAGCTGGACAAGCGCGGCGCCGATCACGTGCGCGGCGTGCTGACCGGTGAGCAGTTCGGGCTTTCCGCCGAAGCCGCGGACAGGGTCATGCGCTTCGTCGAGGTGCGTTCGACATCGCTGGCCGACGCGCACGCGAAGCTCGAAGCACTCGGCAGCGGCAGCGAAACGTTCGAACAGGGCCGGGCGGAACTGCGTGAAGTGCTGGATACGGTCGCCGCATTCGGCGTGCCGGAATCGGCATTCGCGTTGAATCTTTCCATCGCGCGCGGCCTCGATTACTACACCGGCACCGTGTATGAAACGACGTTGAACGATCACCCCGACATCGGTTCGATCTGTTCCGGCGGACGTTACGACAACCTCGCGGCGAATTACACCAGGTCCACGCTGCCGGGCGTCGGAATCTCGATCGGCCTGACGCGCCTGTTCTGGCAGTTGCGCGAAGCCGGATTGCTGAAGACCGCCGACAGCAGCGTGCAGGTGCTGGTGACGCAGATGGATGCCGCGCAACTGCCGGCGTGCCTTGCGATCGCGAAGGAATTGCGCGACGCGGGCATCGCCACCGAAGTCGCCTTGGAAGGCGGCAAGCTGGGCAAGCAATTGAAATATGCCGACCGCGCCGGCATCCGTTTCGCGGTCGTGGCGGGCGAAGATGAAATCGCGCGCGGCGCGGTGGCGGTGAAGGATTTGCGTCGCTGCGACCAGTTCGAGGTGCCGCGCGCGGAATTGGTGAAATCATTGCGCGTGGAACTGGCGCAGGAAGAGGTGCTGGCTCCGACACGCTAG